Proteins encoded together in one Pirellulales bacterium window:
- a CDS encoding sigma-54-dependent Fis family transcriptional regulator codes for MRGRGVLVVGPGPEVLTGVESVLEADGGLRCQWASYETAKQELQRDPQRTVFLDMRPGANWDALGDLLQHCEFLEDRPGRLVAMIDGGFPRELALLVDALVTGTLAFPLDGARVSEVMRRLDRNMMVARTPQPTQPRTLLGKTQRFVTYHEDLFAMLDDLELAAHHDVTLLLIGETGTGKTYLAHLLHELSPRAEDRFLTVPCGALPPDLIESELFGHMKGAFTGAERNKIGKFEAAESGTLLLDEIDVLGPEQQAKLLRVIETGEFEPVGSNETHISHARAIVASNVDLEILMENERFRPDLYYRLNELKFFIPPLRKRPNDIVPLALNFVESFCEKHDLKIHSVHPDFLEVLRTYHWPGNIRELKNQMGRAVLFCRTGELTTKDLSATVLQAQKTVQARREAPMAASNLTAQVATTEQEIVEQTLRAHDFNRAATARALGISRVTLYNKMRKYGMIGAAGENTVRGSATPIRESGNLARPR; via the coding sequence ATGCGGGGTCGTGGAGTGCTGGTGGTCGGTCCGGGGCCAGAGGTCCTGACCGGTGTCGAGTCGGTGCTGGAGGCCGACGGTGGTCTGCGCTGCCAATGGGCCAGCTACGAGACGGCCAAGCAAGAGCTGCAACGCGATCCACAGCGGACCGTCTTTCTCGACATGCGACCGGGCGCGAACTGGGATGCGCTCGGCGATCTGTTGCAACACTGCGAATTCTTGGAAGACCGCCCCGGCCGCCTGGTGGCCATGATCGACGGTGGTTTTCCCCGCGAATTGGCCCTGCTGGTCGATGCGCTCGTGACGGGCACGCTGGCCTTCCCGCTCGACGGCGCCCGCGTCAGCGAGGTGATGCGCCGCCTCGATCGCAACATGATGGTCGCGCGGACACCGCAGCCCACCCAGCCGCGGACGCTGCTCGGCAAGACGCAGCGCTTCGTGACCTATCATGAAGATCTCTTCGCCATGCTCGACGATCTCGAGTTGGCCGCGCACCACGACGTGACGCTGCTGCTCATCGGCGAGACGGGCACCGGCAAAACCTATCTGGCCCACCTGCTGCACGAGCTTTCGCCACGGGCCGAAGATCGTTTCCTCACGGTCCCCTGTGGCGCGCTACCTCCGGATCTGATCGAGAGCGAGCTCTTCGGCCACATGAAGGGAGCCTTTACCGGCGCCGAACGAAACAAGATCGGCAAGTTCGAGGCGGCCGAGAGTGGCACGCTGCTGCTCGACGAAATCGACGTGCTGGGACCAGAGCAACAAGCGAAGCTGCTCCGCGTGATCGAGACCGGCGAGTTCGAACCGGTCGGCTCGAACGAGACGCACATCTCGCACGCCCGGGCCATCGTGGCCTCGAACGTCGATCTCGAAATCCTGATGGAGAACGAGCGGTTCCGCCCCGACTTGTACTACCGTCTCAACGAGTTGAAGTTCTTCATTCCGCCGTTGCGAAAGCGCCCCAACGACATCGTCCCCTTGGCGCTCAACTTCGTCGAGAGCTTCTGCGAGAAGCACGATCTGAAGATCCACTCCGTCCATCCCGATTTCCTCGAGGTGCTGCGGACCTATCATTGGCCGGGCAATATTCGCGAGTTGAAGAACCAGATGGGGCGCGCCGTGCTCTTCTGCCGCACCGGCGAACTGACGACGAAGGATCTCTCGGCCACCGTGTTGCAGGCACAAAAGACGGTCCAGGCACGCCGCGAGGCCCCCATGGCCGCCTCGAACCTGACGGCCCAGGTGGCCACGACCGAGCAGGAAATCGTCGAGCAGACGCTCCGCGCGCACGACTTCAATCGCGCCGCGACGGCCCGGGCGCTCGGCATCAGCCGCGTCACGCTCTACAACAAGATGCGCAAGTACGGCATGATCGGCGCGGCGGGCGAAAACACCGTCCGCGGCAGCGCGACCCCGATTCGCGAGTCAGGTAATCTGGCCCGTCCGCGCTAG
- a CDS encoding DUF1559 domain-containing protein, whose translation MRAHRTRVSLGAVLLVYCLPAMLRADDVASYESIQRLLDEQAIAVARLDLKSASPLSILQVVEAQPDLAATVQDAEQAAKLAERIRDAAGPIAYLIYSVPLSTELSALWAVPLSDSTNPAAALKAFPANSRLTDKWDRKVVDGLLIAGPKRQVAAAAARLESETPAAELGRVSLEEAFAAVADAPSAFAIVPSADQRRVLREVTPDLPAPFGEAKLREFLQRVEWGAVGIDPEKSLHIVLQTASTEAAAETKRLAEDLQQSMANVDVASPEGLAGLLLPLAATLKPESRGDQVHFQVDGAQLASALAPAVKSVATKADRAAAMNQFKQVAIAMHNYHSAVKDANGKSRFPDVASTNTEGKPLLSWRVHLLPYLDQGQLYGEFHLDEPWDSEHNKKLLERMPDIFRLPGVQAGVGKTCMVLPVGKQTAFPDGKGLAIRDFTDGTSNTILSLEVDNEHAVPWTAPDDLKVDAADPTKGLGQHYGEGTLVMIADGSVRFLPQATTAEQWKALLSPAGGEVIERN comes from the coding sequence ATGCGAGCCCACAGGACCCGCGTCTCGCTCGGCGCCGTGCTTCTCGTGTATTGCCTGCCGGCAATGCTCCGAGCCGACGACGTCGCTTCTTACGAATCGATTCAGCGATTGCTCGACGAACAAGCGATTGCCGTGGCACGACTCGATCTGAAAAGCGCCTCACCGCTTTCCATTCTGCAAGTCGTCGAAGCGCAGCCCGACCTGGCAGCCACCGTGCAAGATGCCGAGCAAGCAGCCAAACTCGCCGAACGCATACGCGACGCGGCGGGCCCCATCGCTTACCTCATCTACTCGGTGCCACTCTCGACGGAATTGTCTGCCTTGTGGGCAGTCCCCTTGAGCGATTCCACGAACCCCGCGGCCGCGCTCAAGGCCTTTCCCGCGAACAGTAGACTCACCGACAAGTGGGACCGCAAAGTTGTCGACGGCTTGCTGATTGCCGGTCCCAAGCGCCAAGTCGCGGCGGCCGCCGCGAGGCTGGAAAGCGAGACACCGGCCGCGGAATTGGGGCGCGTCTCGCTCGAAGAAGCATTCGCCGCGGTCGCCGATGCACCGAGCGCGTTCGCCATCGTCCCCTCGGCCGATCAGCGGCGTGTGTTGCGCGAAGTGACTCCAGATCTCCCCGCTCCCTTCGGGGAAGCCAAGTTGCGCGAATTCCTGCAGCGAGTGGAATGGGGAGCTGTGGGGATCGATCCAGAGAAGTCGCTGCACATCGTGCTGCAAACCGCATCGACGGAAGCCGCCGCCGAGACAAAACGTCTGGCAGAAGACCTACAACAGTCCATGGCCAACGTCGATGTTGCATCGCCCGAAGGACTAGCCGGTCTGCTGCTTCCCTTGGCAGCTACCTTGAAGCCGGAATCTCGCGGCGATCAGGTACATTTCCAGGTCGATGGCGCCCAGCTTGCCAGCGCGCTCGCGCCCGCGGTCAAGTCCGTGGCCACCAAGGCCGATCGCGCCGCCGCGATGAATCAATTCAAGCAGGTTGCGATTGCCATGCACAACTATCACTCGGCGGTGAAGGACGCCAACGGGAAGAGCCGCTTCCCCGACGTGGCCAGCACCAACACCGAGGGCAAGCCCTTGTTGAGTTGGCGCGTACACCTGCTGCCCTATCTCGACCAAGGCCAACTCTACGGCGAGTTCCACCTCGACGAGCCGTGGGATAGCGAGCACAACAAGAAGCTCCTCGAGCGCATGCCGGACATCTTTCGCCTGCCGGGTGTGCAGGCCGGCGTGGGCAAGACCTGCATGGTGCTTCCCGTGGGTAAGCAGACCGCGTTTCCCGATGGCAAGGGACTTGCCATCCGCGATTTCACCGACGGCACGTCGAACACGATCTTGTCGCTCGAAGTCGACAACGAACACGCCGTACCGTGGACCGCGCCCGACGATCTAAAGGTCGACGCGGCGGATCCGACGAAGGGGCTCGGCCAACACTACGGCGAAGGGACCCTCGTCATGATCGCCGACGGCTCGGTACGCTTCCTGCCCCAAGCGACCACGGCCGAGCAATGGAAGGCCCTGCTCTCGCCGGCGGGGGGAGAAGTAATCGAGAGAAACTAG
- a CDS encoding RNA polymerase sigma factor produces MDDAALQLVQQLLSQHAAALELYARQWCHSPEDVVQEAILRLARERPLPERPVAWLYIVVRHGAISAARGASRRRHHEEAAGARQEWFVAGTNESLDAREAAAALSELPLAEREVVVARLWGGLSFAEIGQLVGCSSSAAHRRYFAALETLRERFGVECPPTSDCPKN; encoded by the coding sequence ATGGACGACGCGGCCCTTCAACTCGTGCAGCAATTACTGTCGCAGCATGCGGCGGCGCTCGAGTTGTACGCGCGGCAATGGTGCCACTCGCCCGAAGATGTCGTGCAGGAGGCGATCCTGCGCCTGGCGCGGGAGCGCCCGTTGCCCGAACGCCCCGTGGCATGGCTGTACATTGTGGTGCGACACGGGGCGATCAGCGCCGCGCGTGGCGCGTCGCGCCGCCGCCACCATGAAGAGGCGGCCGGCGCTCGCCAGGAGTGGTTCGTTGCTGGTACGAACGAATCGCTCGATGCGCGGGAAGCGGCGGCGGCCCTGTCCGAATTGCCACTCGCCGAGCGCGAGGTGGTGGTGGCGCGGCTGTGGGGCGGATTGAGCTTTGCGGAGATCGGTCAATTGGTCGGTTGTTCTTCGAGTGCCGCACATCGCCGCTACTTTGCGGCGCTCGAAACGTTGCGAGAAAGGTTTGGTGTGGAATGTCCTCCCACGAGCGACTGCCCCAAGAACTGA
- a CDS encoding type II secretion system F family protein produces the protein MNPDMLVNLMAVATFVAIFIAAFIFLQFLIGRRSDPIRDRLERAVADGEGDGIDRPRPDDEALFGSLTAGLAAQIPQTAFEEAGLDQDLRRAGYYRPNARRDYLAMRNLLLIVCVIATGIAAVISGPDNWDLTIIILIVGAVVSVLAFGLPRFYIYFKALGRVRRIINGLPDALDMISMCVSGGLALQPALDRVSRELYVSHPDLALELAIVRYQAEVGSLGRAFRQLAFRIDVPEVKSISSLVTQAEKLGSNVVEALRDYADTMRQNRRQRGEEQANRTGIKLLFPLVLLMAPSVFILLWGPALLELRSFFLNETGPGGAFDQLSVDDIRNTTQGNNLLDRPTGPAPATQPLRTVR, from the coding sequence ATGAATCCAGACATGCTCGTGAACCTGATGGCAGTGGCTACGTTCGTGGCCATTTTCATCGCGGCGTTCATCTTCTTGCAGTTTCTGATCGGCCGGCGCTCCGATCCGATTCGCGATCGTCTCGAACGCGCGGTCGCCGATGGCGAGGGGGACGGCATCGATCGCCCTCGGCCGGACGATGAGGCCCTCTTCGGCTCCCTCACGGCCGGTCTAGCCGCGCAGATTCCGCAGACGGCCTTCGAAGAGGCCGGCCTCGATCAAGACTTGCGCCGCGCGGGCTACTATCGCCCCAATGCCCGCCGCGACTACCTCGCGATGCGTAACTTGCTGTTGATCGTGTGCGTGATTGCCACGGGCATCGCGGCAGTGATCTCCGGTCCCGACAACTGGGACCTCACGATCATCATTCTCATCGTGGGGGCGGTGGTATCGGTGCTGGCGTTCGGCCTGCCCCGTTTCTACATCTACTTCAAAGCTCTGGGTCGCGTGCGACGGATCATCAATGGTCTGCCCGACGCACTCGATATGATCAGTATGTGCGTCTCGGGCGGTCTGGCCCTGCAGCCCGCGCTCGACCGCGTGAGCCGCGAGCTTTATGTTTCGCACCCTGACCTTGCCTTGGAGCTGGCCATCGTGCGTTATCAGGCCGAGGTGGGGAGCCTGGGGCGTGCGTTCCGCCAGTTGGCTTTCCGTATCGACGTGCCCGAGGTGAAGTCGATCTCGTCACTCGTAACCCAGGCCGAGAAACTCGGCTCGAACGTCGTCGAGGCCTTGCGCGACTACGCCGATACCATGCGGCAGAATCGCCGTCAGCGTGGCGAAGAGCAGGCCAACCGCACCGGCATCAAGCTGCTCTTCCCGCTCGTGCTGCTGATGGCCCCGTCGGTCTTCATCCTGCTGTGGGGTCCGGCCCTGCTCGAACTGCGCAGCTTCTTCCTGAATGAGACAGGACCGGGGGGTGCGTTCGACCAGTTGAGCGTTGACGACATCCGCAATACGACCCAGGGCAACAATCTGCTCGATCGTCCCACCGGCCCCGCCCCGGCTACGCAGCCGCTGCGCACCGTGCGTTAA
- a CDS encoding type II secretion system F family protein: protein MPTLPLLVLAIFVALASIAAAVGLLLRDMLFRRRTTLDRRLGTMADSGEVGFAPNTPEFDTTPTLNPVRRMTRWFVRLVYESGVDMPPEAAQLLLLLCGLVVGGSLFVLWQDEPLPGILGMIVGMSLPIFYLLWLRANRIRVMQEQLPDALDLLVRAVRAGESLDQAIELVGTETPEPLGSEFRRCAAQIHMGLSLHAAVRLLAQRVNLMEVRIFATTVMVHRQTGGNLAITLERVADVVRDRISYRRRFRAATAGGRFAAILIACLGVLAFSYMLFFEPEYLNAFFAEPIGWLVLSAAVVLQLLGILWVASLLRVDY, encoded by the coding sequence GTGCCCACGTTACCCTTGCTCGTGCTGGCGATCTTCGTGGCCTTGGCATCGATTGCCGCGGCGGTGGGGCTGCTGCTGCGCGACATGTTGTTCCGCCGACGAACCACGCTCGATCGGCGACTGGGAACCATGGCCGATTCGGGCGAGGTCGGATTCGCGCCGAACACTCCCGAGTTCGATACGACGCCCACGCTCAATCCGGTCCGCCGCATGACGCGCTGGTTCGTGCGTCTGGTGTACGAATCGGGCGTCGACATGCCCCCCGAAGCAGCGCAATTGCTTTTGCTGTTGTGTGGGCTGGTCGTGGGCGGGTCGCTCTTCGTGTTGTGGCAAGACGAACCCTTGCCCGGCATCCTGGGCATGATCGTCGGTATGTCGTTGCCGATCTTCTACCTGCTGTGGCTGCGTGCGAATCGCATTCGCGTCATGCAGGAACAACTGCCCGACGCGCTCGACCTGCTGGTGCGTGCCGTGCGCGCGGGTGAAAGTCTCGATCAGGCGATCGAACTGGTCGGCACGGAGACGCCCGAGCCGCTCGGGAGCGAGTTCCGCCGCTGTGCCGCGCAGATTCACATGGGCCTGTCGCTGCACGCCGCCGTTCGCTTGCTCGCGCAACGCGTGAATCTGATGGAAGTCCGCATCTTTGCCACCACGGTGATGGTCCACCGCCAGACGGGCGGTAACCTGGCGATCACGCTCGAACGCGTGGCGGACGTGGTGCGCGACCGTATCAGCTATCGCCGCCGCTTCCGTGCCGCCACGGCGGGGGGGCGTTTTGCGGCCATTCTCATCGCCTGCCTCGGCGTGCTCGCGTTCAGCTATATGCTCTTCTTCGAGCCCGAGTATTTGAACGCCTTCTTCGCCGAGCCGATCGGCTGGCTCGTGCTATCCGCGGCGGTCGTGTTGCAGTTGCTGGGCATCCTTTGGGTCGCCTCGCTGCTGCGTGTCGATTACTAG
- a CDS encoding CpaF family protein has translation MIDRNREPQPTEKASGESASSSNRFLDRPARQTLTGADLGHVDRHELEFQRLKAKIHEELVESLDLSRVTHLGRMHSRGELRAVAERLCTNRREMLNRLDRERMIEELMDEMFGLGPLERLLKDKHIADVLVNGPHHVYIERFGKLELTDIVFADEHHLMRIIQRIVARLGRRIDEVSPMVDARLPDGSRVNAVVPPLSLDGPTLSIRRFGSEPLGIHDLTDRTSIHEDMVTFLAAAIQARVSFLIAGGTGAGKTTLLNALSTFIPQAERLVTIEDSAELNLRHRHVVRMETRPPNTEGMGEITQRDLVRNALRMRPDRILVGEVRGPEVLDMLQAMNTGHEGSLTTIHANDTRDALSRMEMMVAMAGFELPMAVTRQYIATGIKLIVHLSRLVGGERKVMRITELLEVSDGNYVSQDIFGFEQLGVTPEGNAFGEFYTTGTRPSCLSRLRAAGCLLPDSMFEAKRFGVLAKDVPSIGTETADSVL, from the coding sequence ATGATCGACCGCAATCGCGAACCGCAACCAACCGAAAAAGCCTCTGGCGAGAGCGCGAGCTCGTCGAATCGCTTTCTCGATCGTCCCGCGCGCCAGACCTTGACCGGCGCCGACTTGGGTCACGTGGATCGCCACGAACTCGAGTTTCAACGTCTGAAGGCCAAGATCCACGAAGAGCTGGTCGAGTCGCTCGATCTGTCGCGCGTGACGCATCTGGGGCGCATGCACTCGCGAGGCGAGTTGCGCGCCGTGGCCGAACGTCTCTGCACGAATCGCCGCGAGATGCTCAATCGGCTCGACCGCGAGCGGATGATCGAAGAGCTCATGGACGAGATGTTCGGCCTGGGCCCGCTCGAGCGGCTGCTCAAGGACAAGCACATCGCCGACGTACTGGTCAACGGTCCGCACCATGTCTACATCGAGCGTTTTGGCAAGCTCGAGCTGACCGACATCGTCTTTGCCGACGAACACCACCTGATGCGGATTATCCAGCGCATCGTGGCCCGGCTCGGTCGTCGTATCGACGAAGTCAGCCCGATGGTCGATGCCCGCCTGCCGGACGGTTCGCGCGTGAACGCGGTGGTCCCTCCCTTGTCGCTCGACGGTCCGACGTTGTCGATTCGCCGTTTCGGCAGCGAGCCGCTGGGCATCCACGATTTGACCGATCGCACGTCGATTCACGAGGACATGGTGACCTTCCTGGCTGCGGCGATTCAGGCCCGGGTGAGCTTCCTGATCGCCGGTGGCACGGGTGCCGGCAAAACGACGTTACTCAATGCCCTGTCGACGTTTATCCCGCAGGCAGAGCGTCTGGTAACGATCGAGGACTCGGCCGAGCTCAACCTGCGGCACCGCCACGTGGTCCGCATGGAAACGCGCCCGCCGAACACCGAAGGCATGGGCGAGATCACCCAGCGCGACCTGGTCCGCAACGCCCTGCGCATGCGTCCCGACCGCATCCTGGTGGGCGAAGTCCGCGGCCCCGAGGTGCTGGACATGCTCCAGGCCATGAATACGGGGCACGAAGGTTCGCTGACCACGATCCACGCCAATGACACGCGCGACGCCCTGAGCCGCATGGAGATGATGGTGGCCATGGCCGGTTTCGAGCTGCCCATGGCTGTAACCCGGCAGTACATCGCCACGGGCATTAAATTGATCGTCCACCTGTCGCGTCTGGTGGGCGGCGAGCGTAAAGTGATGCGAATTACCGAGCTGCTCGAGGTGTCCGACGGCAATTACGTGTCGCAAGACATTTTTGGTTTCGAGCAGTTGGGCGTGACCCCCGAGGGCAACGCCTTCGGCGAGTTCTACACGACCGGCACCCGACCGTCGTGCCTGAGCCGCCTGCGAGCCGCCGGTTGCTTGTTGCCCGACTCGATGTTCGAAGCCAAACGTTTCGGCGTGCTGGCGAAAGACGTGCCTTCGATCGGCACCGAGACGGCCGATTCTGTTTTGTAG
- the cpaB gene encoding Flp pilus assembly protein CpaB — MSRISTETMTFGILALLFGLGGAYLARLYLRPEPEVEAAAPPPAIDVPLAAMDLPTDKLLRMGDIVIKPMTTAQIADQNIDPDRTLLNPQQIIGRRLSRPVRMLQPFLTDSLMPEGTRPPLTANLKPGLRAVTVPLSGLDAVGGFAGPGSMVDVFFRTKSIFDERPGRVSFPDMTKLLLENVQVLALGPYTTPGEMIEEDAADINTVTFAVTPDQAARLAIVEGRGDLSLVLRDPNETSAPGGAGRQPTVSTFMDVLGWEQPPGPWITEVYTRGSGSARQFPRDDIAPPREESFSSSADEPIGAPIVPPGRTTQPSSGSGAR; from the coding sequence TTGTCCCGCATCAGCACCGAGACTATGACGTTTGGCATTCTCGCTCTCCTGTTCGGATTGGGAGGTGCCTACCTGGCGCGACTCTACTTGCGTCCTGAGCCCGAGGTGGAAGCCGCCGCTCCCCCGCCGGCGATCGACGTGCCATTGGCGGCGATGGATCTGCCGACCGACAAGTTGCTCCGCATGGGAGACATCGTCATCAAGCCGATGACGACCGCGCAGATTGCGGATCAGAACATCGACCCCGATCGCACGTTGCTCAATCCGCAACAAATCATCGGTCGTCGCTTGAGCCGACCGGTTCGCATGCTGCAGCCGTTCCTTACCGATTCGCTGATGCCGGAAGGAACGCGTCCTCCGCTGACCGCCAATTTGAAACCGGGCTTACGCGCGGTGACGGTGCCGCTGAGTGGTCTCGATGCCGTGGGGGGCTTTGCCGGTCCTGGTTCGATGGTCGACGTGTTCTTCCGCACGAAGTCGATCTTCGATGAGCGGCCAGGCCGCGTTTCGTTTCCGGACATGACCAAGCTGCTGCTGGAGAACGTGCAAGTGCTCGCACTCGGCCCTTACACGACGCCGGGTGAAATGATCGAAGAGGACGCGGCCGACATCAACACCGTGACGTTTGCCGTGACTCCCGATCAGGCCGCCAGGCTGGCCATCGTCGAAGGCCGCGGCGATCTCTCGCTCGTGTTGCGCGATCCGAACGAAACATCCGCGCCCGGCGGCGCCGGTCGCCAACCGACGGTCTCGACGTTTATGGACGTGTTGGGTTGGGAGCAGCCGCCCGGTCCTTGGATCACCGAGGTCTACACGCGAGGTTCGGGTTCGGCGAGGCAATTCCCGCGCGACGATATCGCGCCCCCCCGCGAAGAGTCGTTCAGCAGCAGCGCGGACGAGCCGATTGGGGCGCCCATCGTGCCACCTGGCCGCACCACCCAACCCAGCAGTGGCAGTGGCGCACGTTAG
- a CDS encoding pilus assembly protein: protein MTAFPPFMSRRQWQSARTGRRGAILTFELLLILPIVLALCLAVVELSLLWSGNQRLALASRAACRVATLPGSTDDDIRQTVLQSLLGHRLGSVVKIEIQRGAIAGDPVGVRLIAPMQAASPDLLAIVGFSLADRQFSVVSIMRQE, encoded by the coding sequence ATGACAGCGTTCCCACCATTCATGTCGCGACGGCAGTGGCAATCCGCTCGTACCGGGCGCCGCGGGGCGATCCTCACTTTCGAGCTGCTGCTGATTCTGCCGATCGTTCTGGCACTTTGCCTGGCGGTCGTCGAGCTCAGCCTGCTCTGGTCGGGCAACCAACGACTAGCCTTGGCTAGTCGCGCCGCCTGCCGCGTGGCGACCTTGCCCGGCAGCACCGACGATGATATCCGCCAAACCGTGCTGCAATCGCTGTTGGGGCATCGCCTGGGCAGCGTTGTGAAGATCGAGATTCAACGCGGCGCCATTGCTGGCGACCCGGTCGGCGTCCGACTGATCGCCCCGATGCAGGCGGCCTCCCCTGATCTGCTGGCCATTGTCGGGTTCAGCCTGGCCGACCGGCAGTTCAGCGTGGTCAGCATCATGCGTCAAGAATAG
- a CDS encoding prepilin peptidase, with protein MNAATVVFLAAVGVLTLVAAFWDARTRKLPNWLTVSGFAAALLFHVTTGGLAGLGYSLVGFLTGFGILLLLWLTGGGGAGDVKLMGALGAWLGAKGTLYVFFVSAILVVIGFVGWFAYRLLRHLLGFDGKGGRRKNLFETLRPKRTLADGKPAPRRGIVPFALPLALSTWLVLLAWRILAIPVLGAAPWLVT; from the coding sequence GTGAATGCCGCGACTGTCGTATTTCTTGCCGCCGTGGGTGTGTTAACGCTGGTGGCCGCGTTTTGGGACGCCCGCACCCGCAAGTTGCCCAACTGGCTCACCGTATCCGGCTTCGCCGCCGCACTCCTCTTCCATGTGACGACAGGGGGGCTGGCAGGACTTGGATACTCGCTGGTCGGCTTCCTGACCGGCTTTGGCATCCTGCTGTTGCTGTGGTTGACAGGGGGAGGTGGGGCGGGAGACGTCAAGTTGATGGGGGCGCTCGGCGCCTGGCTGGGCGCCAAGGGGACGCTCTACGTCTTCTTCGTCAGCGCCATCCTGGTCGTGATCGGCTTCGTCGGTTGGTTTGCCTATCGACTGCTGCGTCATTTACTGGGGTTCGACGGCAAGGGGGGCCGCCGCAAGAACCTGTTCGAAACCTTGCGCCCCAAGCGCACCCTGGCCGATGGCAAGCCTGCCCCGCGACGGGGTATTGTGCCGTTCGCGCTGCCGTTGGCGCTCAGCACGTGGCTCGTGTTGCTGGCCTGGCGGATTCTGGCGATTCCCGTCCTGGGAGCCGCCCCCTGGCTGGTGACATAA